One Deltaproteobacteria bacterium DNA segment encodes these proteins:
- the gatC gene encoding Asp-tRNA(Asn)/Glu-tRNA(Gln) amidotransferase subunit GatC has translation MTINKKEIEYIAQLAHLKFSPREVEAFTSDLNDILSYIDKLNQVDTIGVEPMNHAMDMTNAFREDVVTPSLTNEASLANAPETHGGSFQVPKIIE, from the coding sequence TTGACAATCAATAAAAAGGAAATCGAGTACATCGCCCAGTTGGCGCACCTGAAATTCAGCCCCCGGGAGGTGGAAGCCTTCACGTCGGATCTGAACGATATCCTGTCGTACATCGACAAGTTGAACCAGGTGGATACAATCGGTGTCGAACCCATGAACCACGCCATGGACATGACGAACGCCTTCCGTGAAGACGTCGTGACCCCCTCCCTGACAAACGAAGCCTCCCTGGCCAATGCGCCCGAAACGCATGGCGGAAGCTTTCAAGTGCCCAAAATTATAGAATAA
- a CDS encoding histone deacetylase, giving the protein MVYRKTGVVRDRRFLLHGIDPTHPESAARLRAVYKMLDAPDMANRFFEIPARFAARKELELVHDGAYIDRIAGTKGCRLVPLDPDTDATEETYDVACLAAGSLCHAVDHVMDGRLDNAFALVRPPGHHAEVDRAAGFCVFNNVAVAARYALRHHRVQRVLIVDWDLHHGNGTQHSFYDDCRVLYFSVHQFPFYPGTGHLREVGRGKGKGFTINCPFAWDADDGLYVRAFRRILAPLIRHFKPDLILVSAGFDAHEDDPLGSMRMTSSGYAALTRILMTEADSCCGGRIVLVLEGGYNLAALAASVQAVLRELRDETRVTEEALERIDSSSRGGHAELDRVMAQIRPFWPGL; this is encoded by the coding sequence ATGGTGTATCGTAAGACAGGTGTCGTCAGGGACCGTCGCTTCCTCCTCCACGGGATCGACCCGACCCATCCGGAATCGGCGGCCAGATTGCGGGCCGTTTACAAGATGCTGGATGCGCCGGACATGGCGAACCGCTTCTTTGAGATACCGGCCCGTTTCGCCGCCCGGAAAGAACTGGAACTTGTCCATGACGGCGCCTATATCGACCGGATCGCCGGGACGAAAGGATGTCGGCTCGTCCCCCTTGATCCGGATACGGACGCGACGGAGGAAACCTACGACGTCGCCTGTCTCGCCGCCGGCAGCCTTTGTCACGCCGTGGACCACGTTATGGACGGCCGCCTCGACAATGCCTTCGCCCTTGTCCGTCCACCCGGGCACCATGCCGAAGTGGATCGCGCCGCTGGATTCTGCGTTTTTAACAATGTGGCCGTCGCCGCCCGCTATGCCCTGCGTCATCACCGTGTCCAACGGGTCTTGATTGTCGACTGGGATCTTCATCACGGCAACGGAACCCAGCACAGCTTCTACGACGACTGCCGTGTGCTGTATTTTTCAGTCCATCAGTTTCCCTTTTATCCGGGAACGGGCCATCTGAGGGAGGTCGGGCGTGGAAAGGGCAAGGGGTTTACGATTAACTGCCCGTTTGCCTGGGATGCCGACGACGGGTTGTATGTCCGGGCCTTCCGGAGGATTCTGGCCCCCTTGATCCGGCACTTCAAGCCGGATCTGATTCTCGTATCGGCGGGGTTCGACGCCCACGAAGACGACCCCCTGGGGTCTATGCGGATGACCAGTTCGGGATACGCCGCCTTGACCCGCATCCTGATGACGGAAGCCGATAGCTGTTGTGGGGGAAGAATCGTTCTGGTTCTGGAGGGCGGATATAACCTTGCGGCGCTGGCCGCGTCGGTTCAGGCGGTGCTGCGGGAATTGCGGGATGAAACCCGCGTAACGGAGGAGGCCCTTGAACGGATCGATTCATCGAGCCGGGGAGGGCACGCGGAACTCGATCGGGTTATGGCGCAAATCAGACCGTTCTGGCCGGGTTTATGA
- a CDS encoding zinc-dependent alcohol dehydrogenase family protein, translating to MKAMILNKIGLLEENRSPLDAEEIPVPVPRGGEILLRVSACGVCHTELDEIEGRTPPARLPMILGHQIIGRVVAAGEGAEKFQSGDRVGIGWIHSTCGKCPFCRSGRENLCDAFEATGRDRAGGYAEYTTVPVDFAYPIPVCFTDVEAAPLLCAGAIGYRSLRLAGLRDGQNLGLTGFGASAHLVLKMALYRDPETRVFVFARNPKERTFARELGAVWAGHTDEKSPERMHAIIDTTPAWRPVTEALKNLAPGGRLVINAIRKEEDDKDNLLALDYAAQLWLEKEIKSVANVTRQDIVEFLQIAAQMNIRPQVQAYPLEEANRALCDLRDGKVRGAKVLIVNA from the coding sequence ATGAAAGCCATGATCCTCAATAAAATCGGATTGCTCGAGGAAAACAGAAGCCCCCTTGACGCGGAAGAGATTCCGGTGCCGGTTCCCAGAGGGGGTGAAATTCTCTTGCGAGTCAGTGCATGCGGTGTTTGCCACACCGAACTGGATGAAATTGAGGGAAGAACCCCTCCGGCCCGTCTGCCGATGATTCTTGGCCACCAGATCATAGGCAGGGTTGTGGCGGCGGGTGAGGGTGCCGAAAAATTTCAATCCGGTGACCGCGTCGGTATCGGCTGGATTCATTCGACCTGCGGGAAATGTCCTTTCTGCCGGAGCGGCCGTGAAAACCTGTGTGATGCCTTCGAAGCCACCGGACGGGATAGAGCGGGCGGATATGCGGAATACACGACCGTGCCGGTGGATTTTGCCTATCCGATACCGGTGTGTTTTACGGATGTGGAAGCGGCGCCGTTGTTATGTGCCGGGGCCATCGGCTACCGGTCCCTTCGTCTGGCAGGGCTCCGGGATGGCCAGAATCTGGGCCTGACCGGGTTCGGGGCCTCCGCCCACCTCGTTTTGAAAATGGCCCTTTACAGGGACCCCGAAACGCGGGTGTTTGTATTCGCCCGCAATCCAAAAGAACGGACCTTCGCCCGCGAACTGGGTGCCGTTTGGGCCGGCCATACGGATGAGAAGTCGCCGGAGCGGATGCACGCGATCATCGATACGACGCCGGCCTGGAGACCGGTTACAGAGGCCCTGAAAAACCTTGCCCCGGGGGGACGCCTGGTCATCAATGCCATTCGCAAGGAGGAAGATGACAAGGACAATCTGCTTGCCTTGGATTATGCCGCCCAACTCTGGCTGGAAAAGGAAATCAAAAGTGTTGCCAATGTCACCCGTCAGGACATCGTGGAATTTCTCCAGATTGCGGCGCAAATGAACATCCGGCCTCAGGTCCAGGCATATCCACTGGAAGAGGCCAATCGGGCCCTCTGTGATCTCAGGGATGGCAAGGTCCGGGGGGCCAAGGTTTTGATCGTCAACGCGTGA
- the tatB gene encoding twin-arginine translocase subunit TatB, translated as MFGIGMPEAILIGVVALIVVGPKKLPELARTLGKGLSEFRRTASDVADEFKETIQTDEIKKDAESIKPVAPDDGNEKSTEDTAPPVPPEARPADSSPPATKGDAPEA; from the coding sequence ATGTTTGGTATCGGCATGCCGGAAGCCATTTTAATCGGTGTTGTGGCGTTGATTGTCGTGGGTCCGAAAAAACTGCCGGAACTTGCCCGCACACTGGGAAAAGGGCTGAGTGAGTTCCGCAGAACCGCAAGCGATGTGGCAGACGAATTTAAGGAAACCATCCAAACCGACGAAATCAAGAAGGATGCCGAGTCCATAAAGCCCGTTGCCCCTGACGACGGGAATGAGAAAAGCACGGAGGATACGGCCCCCCCGGTTCCACCTGAAGCCCGTCCCGCGGATTCATCACCACCCGCCACAAAAGGGGATGCCCCCGAAGCATGA
- a CDS encoding PBP1A family penicillin-binding protein, with translation MLLVFFFLFLLAVLFGSSVVYYLLLQELPSIAALKDFRPSIATRVYGDNNELIDEFFLEDRKLIKVADIPRYAVLAFVAAEDARFFHHRGFDPQSITRAFYRNLEAGKIVQGGSTITQQVAKSLYLSPERRYIRKIKEAILAYKIDRYLTKEEILNLYLNYIYLGHGTYGIEAASEGYFGKSARYLTLAEAAMLAALPKAPNNYSPFLHYDKARERQTYVLSRMVEDGHITPEQKTAALQAPLVLRSFRPREKIAPYFIENVRRYVQGKYGSDVLYKEGLEIYTTLNISMQKSANEAMERGLKELESRGNYKQEPLQGALLCMDAKTGAIRAMVGGRDYTKSEFNRTTQSVRQPGSAFKPIIYTAAFDKGLTPATLLMDSPLVFEDPSQPGGLWKPKNFDGKFLGPTTLRHALVHSRNVITVKLLQEIGVDYATSYAANMGITSPLPRNLSIALGSSGVTLQEMVRAYGVLAHGGKRVAPYFIKRIVDRTGHVFEESRIVEEQVIDPRIAFLTTHILEDVVESGTGTRVRSIRRPVAGKTGTTNDNRDAWFIGFTPSLVTGVWVGFDRKETLRREEVGGRAAAPIWLYFMEKALQSYPVEVFPVPEGIVFVKIDPGTGLPAGPAAGSTVFEAFLDGTVPDDDTVMNTDPSYEGMYQGSGAVPY, from the coding sequence ATGCTTCTGGTGTTTTTTTTCCTCTTCCTGCTTGCGGTCCTGTTCGGCAGCAGCGTGGTCTACTATCTGCTGCTCCAAGAATTGCCGAGTATCGCCGCCCTCAAGGATTTTCGCCCCAGCATCGCCACCCGGGTCTACGGGGACAACAACGAACTGATTGACGAGTTCTTCCTGGAAGACCGAAAACTGATCAAGGTTGCCGATATTCCCCGCTACGCCGTTCTCGCTTTCGTGGCGGCGGAGGATGCCCGGTTCTTTCATCACCGCGGCTTTGATCCCCAGAGCATCACCCGGGCGTTTTACAGGAACCTCGAAGCGGGCAAAATTGTCCAGGGGGGAAGCACGATCACCCAGCAGGTTGCGAAATCACTTTACCTCTCTCCGGAGCGACGCTACATCCGTAAAATCAAGGAGGCTATTTTAGCCTACAAAATCGACCGTTATCTGACCAAGGAAGAAATTCTCAACTTGTATCTTAATTATATTTATCTCGGACATGGAACCTATGGAATCGAGGCGGCCTCGGAAGGGTACTTCGGCAAGAGCGCCCGATACCTGACCCTGGCGGAGGCAGCCATGCTGGCCGCCCTTCCCAAGGCGCCGAACAACTATTCACCCTTTCTACATTACGATAAGGCCCGGGAACGGCAGACCTATGTCCTGTCACGCATGGTCGAGGACGGCCACATTACCCCCGAACAGAAGACGGCCGCCCTGCAGGCGCCCCTTGTTCTTCGTTCCTTCAGGCCCAGGGAAAAAATTGCTCCATATTTCATCGAAAACGTCAGGCGTTACGTCCAGGGAAAATACGGCAGCGACGTGTTGTATAAAGAAGGGCTGGAGATATATACGACGCTGAACATTTCCATGCAGAAGAGTGCGAACGAGGCGATGGAAAGGGGGTTGAAGGAACTCGAGTCCCGGGGCAATTATAAACAGGAACCGCTGCAAGGGGCGCTTTTGTGCATGGATGCGAAAACCGGGGCCATTCGGGCCATGGTGGGCGGCAGAGATTACACGAAGAGCGAATTCAACCGGACAACCCAGTCCGTCCGGCAGCCGGGTTCCGCTTTCAAACCGATTATCTATACGGCGGCGTTCGACAAGGGCCTGACACCTGCAACCCTTCTGATGGATTCGCCTCTTGTATTCGAAGATCCTTCCCAACCGGGAGGTCTTTGGAAACCTAAAAATTTCGACGGGAAGTTTCTCGGCCCGACCACTCTGCGTCACGCCCTGGTTCACTCGCGCAATGTCATCACGGTGAAACTCCTTCAGGAAATCGGCGTGGACTATGCGACATCCTATGCCGCGAACATGGGCATCACGTCACCCCTCCCCAGAAATCTTTCCATCGCCTTGGGTTCATCAGGGGTGACCCTGCAGGAAATGGTCCGCGCTTACGGCGTTCTTGCCCATGGCGGCAAGCGGGTCGCCCCCTACTTCATCAAGAGAATCGTTGATCGGACCGGACATGTTTTTGAGGAATCACGGATTGTCGAAGAACAGGTCATTGATCCGCGGATCGCCTTCCTGACCACACACATTCTGGAGGATGTCGTGGAAAGCGGCACCGGAACCCGCGTGAGAAGTATTCGGCGGCCCGTGGCAGGCAAGACGGGAACCACCAACGATAACCGTGACGCCTGGTTCATCGGGTTCACCCCCTCCCTGGTGACGGGCGTCTGGGTTGGTTTCGACAGAAAAGAGACCCTTCGCAGGGAAGAAGTCGGCGGCCGGGCGGCCGCCCCAATCTGGCTCTATTTTATGGAAAAAGCCCTGCAAAGTTATCCCGTGGAGGTTTTTCCGGTACCGGAAGGGATCGTTTTCGTCAAGATCGATCCCGGGACGGGCCTGCCGGCCGGTCCCGCCGCGGGCAGTACCGTCTTTGAGGCGTTTCTGGACGGCACCGTGCCGGACGATGACACGGTTATGAACACGGATCCGTCGTACGAAGGCATGTACCAGGGCAGCGGGGCTGTCCCCTATTGA
- a CDS encoding MBL fold metallo-hydrolase: protein MLAVAQFRYSADNLAYLVYGRRSAMVIDGGAVHEIASLIKERDLTLRYVLNTHHHYDHTSGNDYFRQRYPAQFIACRNLAQHERLDLDDEPVFVYSTPGHTDDSLCFHVGNILITGDTLFNGTIGNCFSGRTDLFHQSIKKLMSLPGKTIIYAGHDYVRDSIFFARELEPDNADLERFLADYDPEHVFSTMADECKINPYLRFNDEKIITLLKNQGLPCSTEWERWQSLMTL, encoded by the coding sequence ATGCTCGCTGTGGCCCAGTTCCGCTACTCTGCAGACAATCTTGCCTATCTTGTGTATGGACGGAGATCTGCCATGGTCATAGACGGGGGAGCCGTCCACGAAATCGCCTCACTCATTAAAGAACGTGACCTGACTCTCCGGTATGTACTGAACACCCATCACCACTACGACCACACGTCGGGTAATGATTATTTCCGGCAACGCTATCCCGCGCAATTCATCGCATGCCGGAATCTGGCACAACATGAACGGCTCGATCTGGACGACGAACCGGTCTTTGTTTATTCGACACCGGGTCATACGGACGATTCCCTGTGTTTTCATGTGGGGAACATCCTCATCACGGGCGACACGCTCTTTAACGGCACCATCGGCAACTGTTTTTCCGGCCGGACCGATCTGTTTCATCAATCCATCAAGAAACTGATGTCCCTGCCCGGCAAGACAATCATCTACGCCGGTCATGATTACGTGCGGGATTCCATTTTCTTCGCCCGTGAATTGGAGCCGGACAACGCTGATCTGGAACGGTTTCTGGCCGATTACGATCCGGAGCATGTTTTTTCCACCATGGCGGATGAATGCAAAATCAATCCGTACCTGCGTTTCAACGACGAAAAAATCATCACCCTCCTGAAAAATCAGGGGTTGCCCTGTAGCACGGAATGGGAACGTTGGCAATCCTTGATGACATTATAA
- a CDS encoding cytochrome c biogenesis protein ResB encodes MDGWQKNAHPSVQETATILGRIKKGLSSVRTTVFILIGIAVLSAVGTLLPQGGPAAEAISGKYALLHTVFHALQFYDIFHSFWFALLALLLALNLICCTWYRLAGSPGKRFSGSRRADRAIRMPSSENAEIILSATAFRDTAQRAEYIIKKHFHRLYRKDHGHKTVLEGEKGGLSAGFFAHTAVLLLRWRAAHGAGYDHPPLTNF; translated from the coding sequence ATCGATGGTTGGCAAAAAAATGCACACCCCTCCGTACAAGAGACGGCCACGATTCTCGGGAGGATAAAAAAAGGCCTCTCCTCGGTCAGAACAACGGTCTTCATCCTGATCGGCATCGCCGTTCTGTCCGCTGTCGGCACCCTGCTTCCCCAGGGCGGGCCCGCTGCGGAAGCCATCTCCGGCAAGTATGCCCTGCTCCATACCGTTTTCCACGCCCTGCAGTTTTACGACATCTTCCATTCGTTCTGGTTCGCCTTGCTGGCGCTGCTGCTGGCGCTGAACCTGATCTGCTGTACCTGGTACCGTTTGGCCGGCTCCCCGGGCAAGCGCTTCTCCGGGAGCCGCCGAGCCGACAGGGCCATACGGATGCCGTCTTCAGAGAATGCAGAGATTATCCTTTCAGCAACGGCCTTCCGCGATACGGCGCAACGCGCGGAATACATCATCAAAAAGCACTTCCATCGGCTGTATAGGAAGGATCACGGCCACAAGACCGTTCTGGAAGGAGAGAAAGGGGGCCTGTCCGCAGGCTTTTTCGCCCATACGGCGGTTTTGCTTTTGCGGTGGCGGGCAGCTCATGGGGCGGGTTACGACCATCCGCCCTTGACCAACTTCTAG
- the tatC gene encoding twin-arginine translocase subunit TatC: MENAVEEKLPLTAHLEELRKRLMYVLVVVGLGFGACYLFKDWSFRIITRPLIKVLPEHTSLIYTGLPEAFFIHMKIAFFASLFLTSPYTLYQIWKFISPGLYTREKKYVVPFVLSSTVLFVAGVLFGYFIALPPAFHFFVSFSTDVLKPMVSFREYLGLTMKFLLAFGISFEMPVFMFFLTKLGIVNATMLSRQRRYAILLIFIAAAVLTPSPDCLSQILMAVPLMFLYELSILVSKIAGRKGNDTPSVEKDTDGR; this comes from the coding sequence ATGGAGAACGCCGTTGAAGAAAAGTTGCCTTTGACCGCACACCTGGAGGAATTGCGTAAGAGGCTGATGTACGTGCTCGTCGTGGTGGGGCTTGGCTTCGGGGCCTGTTACCTGTTCAAGGACTGGTCTTTTCGGATCATTACCCGGCCTCTGATAAAGGTTCTTCCCGAACACACCTCCCTCATCTACACGGGATTGCCGGAGGCGTTTTTCATCCACATGAAGATCGCTTTTTTTGCGTCCCTCTTTCTGACAAGCCCCTACACCCTCTACCAGATCTGGAAGTTCATTTCCCCGGGTCTTTACACGCGGGAGAAGAAATATGTTGTTCCCTTCGTCCTTTCTTCAACCGTATTGTTCGTCGCCGGGGTTCTTTTCGGTTATTTCATCGCCCTGCCGCCGGCATTTCATTTTTTCGTGTCCTTTTCTACGGACGTCCTGAAACCCATGGTTTCTTTCCGGGAGTACCTCGGACTTACGATGAAGTTCTTGCTGGCATTCGGCATATCCTTTGAAATGCCTGTCTTCATGTTCTTTCTGACGAAACTGGGCATCGTCAATGCGACCATGCTGTCGCGCCAACGCCGATATGCAATCCTGTTGATTTTTATCGCCGCGGCCGTCCTGACCCCCTCCCCGGATTGTCTGAGCCAGATTTTGATGGCCGTGCCCCTGATGTTCCTCTACGAACTCAGCATTCTTGTTTCTAAAATCGCGGGGCGGAAAGGAAACGACACGCCCTCAGTGGAGAAGGACACGGATGGTCGCTAA